From the genome of Aerosakkonema funiforme FACHB-1375:
TAATTGTGCCGATGCACGATATGCCTACGGCACGCTGTGCGAAGGCACTCCTGCAAGTGCCTTAACAAAAGTTCATACAGTGTCGATTACTTTTGTCCGACTACTTAGCAGTTAGGAAAATAAATGGAATAACTGCCGTTATTGGCTGTTGCTGTAATTCAGTTAAGACGCTATAACCATCCATATCAGGCATCATGATATCGCAGAGAATTAAATCGGGTATTTGCTTTTGTGCCTCTCGTATTCCTTCTTCACCATTCTTCGCCCCCACAACATCAAAATTTTTGCACTCCAAAATATCCAAAATATTATCTCGCACAAACTCTTCGTCTTCAATTACCAAAATTTTTGTCGGTTGCATAATTTTATTAAAAAACTTTTTTGTTGTTTAACTATTGACCTTTTGTGAGTTATTTTAATCCTAACTCAACCAAAAGATTATCACAACTATCTCATGGGAAGTTTTACAGTAAATGTAGTTCCCACCCCTACTTCGCTCTGTACAGCAATAGTACCTCCATGTAACTCAACAGACTTCTTTACAATTGCCAACCCTAATCCTGTGCCTGGGATTGTACCGACATTAGGGGCTCTATAAAAGGTTTCAAACAAACTTTTTTGAGATTCTATAGGAATGCCAATTCCTAAATCTTTTATCTCAA
Proteins encoded in this window:
- a CDS encoding response regulator transcription factor — protein: MQPTKILVIEDEEFVRDNILDILECKNFDVVGAKNGEEGIREAQKQIPDLILCDIMMPDMDGYSVLTELQQQPITAVIPFIFLTAK